The genomic region TAGTTTCTTTTTATTGCCTTGAAACAGAGGTGGTAGGCGAAGTAGGACCTTCACACATAAAGCAACATGTTTCAACCTATTCATGATCTTAGcagcataggaattgccagactggatcagacccaagggccgtccagtccagtccagtatcccatctccaACACTGGCCAACATCAGATGCTTGAGACAAAGGTATAAGAACGCAGAGTAGTAAATGTGGAATAATCTGCTCCCAATGAAAGTCTCACCctggtctctaatagttagagactgAATTAAGCTCTGAAGCACAAGGTTTAGTATTCCTTCCAAAAAAACCACTGTAATTAATTATGATGATTCTCGCTATCCACATAATTGTCCCATCCCATTTTGAATCTTGGTAAGTTCTTGGCTTCAGTGCCAGTAGGCTGGTGTTCAGAGCTAAATGGACTCTAATAACTTAGAGTAGAGTTGAGCAAATAACcgattttttggtttgttggcTGAAACCAAAAAAATTGTTCTGGGTCGTATGAAATGTTACTTTCAACACAGAACTATTCCCCCCCGATTTCTGAGGTTGTTACATTTTCCAGTGTTTTTtaccctttaattttttttaaaccaagctaGCTACATTAACCTTTCCAAATGAAAAGTCGAAACATTTCTGTTAAAACccagtcagaatggagcactTTGACTTTTCAGAAAAATGTTTGGTGTCGTTTTTTAATCAGCTAAACCTGTTTGCTGAAGTCAACCCGAATTCATTGATAGCCTTGGATGCcccaaatctgaatttttcagtgaatgaactgtttgactgaaacatttcaccCAGCTGTAGCTCAGCTGGATAGCTGGCTGACAGCAGTTTGGGAGATAAATGACAACACAGATAATAAGCTGGGCACCCGCTGTATTTTCAGGTGGTGTCATAAAAGCTGACTCAGAAACAAAGGTTACAATGAGGGAATCAGAATGTAAATAGAAGCAACCATCAGATAAAACCCAGGCTAAGAGCTATGAAGGAAGCTCCAGCTGTTTGGTTTGAATCCTTCCTCCACACACCTAGGTTCTTGGTTGGGGAACAGATGCTGTTTAAAGCCACAAGGATATTCACTAGCCCACAAGAACACCTGCTGTTCATTATTTGTAGTGATGTTCGACATTTGGTTTTGAATTAGTTGGagaatttcactgaaattttgaattctaataaaatatgaaaagtaGGGATGCAGATTTTTACCTCCGCTCTTTTCCCCCCCTTCTGTGTTTTTCAACTTGCTCTAGTAATTTGGTCTTTATTATTTGTCTGTTTAAAAATCAGTCCTCCAATCAGAGCAAAAACAATACCGTGTGACTGCGGTGACCAATCACTCACTGCGAATAATCCCCGTGAACGGACCCATAGGCTGGGTTGGGTTTGTTTCAATCTGTCCACCAAATCCTTATGAATAAAGCTCATTGGTGGAAAACAGGAACAGGACACAAGTGGTCACTGTGTTTATTTGCAATTGCTCAGCTCTACCAGGAGGTGAATGGCTGGGGAAAGTGAAGCACAAAGTAGTTGGAGCAACAGCTAGGCCTTATCCCCATGGGGGGATTTGCTCTGAGTGCAAAAAAGGGCTGCTGGGCAAAGCCCTAGGCTAGAGGCTGTTTGCACTGATAGCATTCACCTGTGCTACACTGCACCAGAAGACATCACAACTTACAGCGGTTTAACCTGTTTACTAAAGGGGTTTGCCTGAGTGACTAGCCTCGGATGGCTGCAGGCTGGGCCGATTGGAGTCTTGTGTCTCTAGGAAGGGATGAAAAAAGCATGAGCCTTAAGGGGAGCCAAAAATGGGCCTCCATGAGTCCAACGTTTCCTGCGCTCCTAAGTGAGTTGTACGTGGCTGCCGGAGCTCACCCTGCTCTCCATGCTGTGAGTGCGTGAGGACGTACCCATCTCCTGCCTCAGGCTCCCTGCGGGTGCCACCTACTAGTCCTTTGGGCCAGCTCACAGTGGCAGGGCACTTCCGCCTCGGCCTCTCTGGGGCACAGGGGTCCTGCCTGATGAATGTCCCGGAGGCCACTTCACCGGTGCCTTGCTGCAGGCAGCCCCGCTCCGACTGGCGGTCACCATAGCAAGCGCTGTCTCCCCTGGAAGAGGAGCAAAGAGCCTGGAACGTTAGGCAGGGACTCGCCGAGCCCCAGAGCGCGGGGAGGAGGAGCGGGAGGGAGAGTGGAGCTGCTGGCCGTTAACAAAAGGGGTTGTGTTCGAAGGCTCCAGCTGCCATAGCAACATGGCTGAGGAGAAAGAGGCCGAGCTGCCCCATTCTGCAGCCTGCAGCGCAACTTGGGGAGCCGAATGCAGGCAACGAGAAGCGGTTAGTCTCCAGGATCAGGGGAGCCTGAGGCAGCGTGTCCCCGCTGCCCACAAGGCCTGGCTGTACTGGGGCGTCTGGCTCGGACGGTCGGTACGTTGGCGTCTCCCAGCCTGGAGTGGGACCCCGCTCCTGACTGACTAGCTCTGCCTCACCCCATCTCAGCAGGCTGGGGCCTGAGTGCAGTATTCTTCAGcatcctccctctgcacccccatgccatttccctgcctcagggaTGGAGCTGTGAGCTTCCCCTGCAGTGTCCTTCATCACCCTCCCCTAACCTCCCTCCCCTGGGAGTTGTGACCTGCAAACCTGTCCCTCATACTATCCCACTACCTTTAGGCCTGACCTGGGGCCTTTAAACCATACACATACTCCCCCTTTAAACCACACACGCTACCCCATGGAATTACCTGGGGCTTTACAGCCTCGCTGCTTTCTGCCTTGCTCTCAGTTTGGTCCCGTGGGAAATGACCTGGGATCTGACGTCCCAGTAGTGTGCATCCCTGTAACTATCTGGCCACCCTGAAGAATCACTTGTCATTCTGAGCACCTCAACCTAGTCTAGCCCCTTCTTCATCCCCTACAAATTAATCTCTGCAAGCCAGTGTTTGGGATGGTCAGTGACCTAAGAGCCTCATGGAGTCGCAGCCTGCTCCCCGTGCAATGATCTTACTTATTAACTTGTTAAAGGCTGGTGCATCACCTTTGCCAAGTGGCCATCTTCAAAGTCTCACCTAGGATTCCAGATAAATTTGgaattaaagaaacaaacaaaaaacactttatCTTCAGTAttgccaagcattcaaaaatggaACTATCCCCTTCTTCTCCCCGCAAAAACCATCAGATTACCTTTTAAATCATGATCCTAAAAGTAGACAAacagtgtgtgtgtagggggcggggggttgttttcaggtttctgagcctttgaGGTTCACTTTTCCAAGAAAAACCAACTATCACAAGTGTTAGCAACACTGAATCATGTTAGAAAAAATTAAGACCCTAGAATTATATAGAGAGATTTGGGATACAATTGGGAGAGTTAGCAATGCTGTGGTTCTCTGGTAAGTGGATAGCCCTGTACTCTGATGCCTTGGTCCAGGTCTGGCAAACCTAACAGGGTTACCCAATGTTATTTATTTGGTTCTTTTGCTGATTTGCAGGGGTTTTATACCATGTCTTTAGCCTTGCCCTATGCACAGATTAAAGGTTATAGGCCTGAAAGGCTCTTCCTGGTTTACCCCTCTCTAGTAGCATCTGGGCAACACCCTGGTACTTTTACCGTAAGAAAATTGTAATAGCTAAATCTGCATTTTGAGGGAGGTCTCACTGCAGATAGGCCAAGGCTAGATTTTGTATTGGACATGGCTCAGCAGCTGCTCTGTGGGCACTTAGCCTGCACTGACGCCCCGTACAAACCAGGTCACTTGGGCACCAGCGTATTTTTAGCTGATACTTAAATACCTCTGATATTTCTGATTAAATAAAGCACTCAAGTCTCTGTAGGTTTGTTCAGCAATTTACTTCGAAGTGGTCCAGTTTCCGCTTGTATCTGAACCACTGCCATCTGCTGGCCACAGCATAGAACAGCTGGTGCCCATGAGTGACCTGAAAACCCCCCTCAGGCGCCTTCCTGTTATGTAACTGGAGTTTTTGATATAGGCtagttttctctttctttaataTCTCGCTCAGTGCAGCATGAACAGAGCAAAGCAGGGCTCAGAAGGATCAGGAAAAGCAAAAGCCTAAATAACAACATTTACTTACCCATATTACACACATCATATAGGCTATTATACATTTAACAGCTTTCAGCTTCACACCGTAAAGTGCAATGAAGCTGATCCACTATTCCTGTTTGCAAAGCTGCTCTGGTTTAAATGTACAGTCAAACTGCTGCCGGGGGAGGGTGGAATTTGCATGTAAcgtctttgtttattttaaagacacacacacacacaaaactttggCTGTAGCACTCTGGAGTTGTGTAATTCCTTTGCTGCTGGACCACTCCCTAGGTCTTAAAGTGCTGCCATAAACATGTCGTGGGAGCAATACAAAGTCCTCCACTGCAGGAGCCGAGAGCTCCATAGTACCATAGGCAATAATGTAATGGaggccctgattctgaaattcaggaCAAAGGGCTGATCCAAAGTACTACTGTTTTTTAGAgccccattttaaaattaattttaacataaACTAATGAAccatttacttgtaaattctcagaaaatccATTCTGTACTCCAAGAGCGAGTCCTCTGTTATGCTGAGTAGGGTACAGAGTGTTCTTTGTACATAGCAAAGTGGCTGCATCCCAGTTTGTGGTGAAAAACTCAGCTCACCTTTAACTATGGACCGGTGAGCAGCATGGCCATAAGACACGACAGATGTACACACGGTTGTGACTAtactgagaggaaggatgggccaaGGGTTAGGTCGCTaggctgggatgtgggagtcctggattcaattccctgctctgtcacagactccctgagtgaccttgggcacgtcacttaGGTCCTCAAAggaatttaagtgcctaactcccactgatttcagtgagtgaTATCTAGGAGTgaagcacctaaatatctttgcgGATCCGGGCCTTTGTCCCTCTGTAGCTCAGTTCCCCTCCAGGAACagaggataatagcactgccttaCTTCACGGagggggggctgtgaggagaaatacattaaaagattgtgagatgctcacaAATGGTGGGAACAGAGGCCATAGAAAGGGATAGACAGAAGGTCAGTTAcatcagtgggtctcaaccaggggtatatgtacccctgggggtacgtagaggtcttccagggggtacatcaactcgtctagctatttgtctagttttacaacaggctacataaaaagcactagtgaagtcagtacaaactaaaatttcacagtcAATTATTTGTTTACAtggctctgtatactatacactgaaatgtcagtacagtatttatattccaatttatttattgtataattatatggtaaaaatgaggaagtcagccatttttcagtaatagcgtgctgtgacacttttgtattttttttgtctgattttgtaaggaagtagtttttaagtgaggtgaaacttggggggtacgcaagacaaatcagacccctgaaaggggtacagtagtctggaaaggttgagagtgaCTGAGTTACATGTTGTGCACACCCCCACTCTCATAATGCTCGGGGATCCTGAAGGAAATGAACAAGGGACTTTGCCTCATTCCTAGCACTACTGCAAAGGGATGGACCACAGAAGCCATTTCTCTCTCCACTAAGAAAACAGCCAAGAGAGTCTTTCACACGCACGTTACCAAGCTCCCAGCCGCAGGACTCCATCCGCCACTCAGTGAAACATGGTACGCTCCAGCGTGATGGTTTCAGAACAGCGTTTATTGAGAGCAGGACCTCATGGGGTATTGGAAACAGTGTCCCTTGTAGCTAAAGGGTTACAGGATTCACGTCAGTCCCCACCTCATCTGTTAGCAAAACCAAGGGATGCTATGGGTGCTAAAAGGTTCGTATCAAGTGTCATCTTCCACTGGATCTTAACTAGACCACCTGAGGCTTGTCGTGTAGTTAACACACCTTTCTTGGAAACGTAAGATACATGGAGCAGACACGCAGAGGGGAAACAAACGTTAATGACACATATAGTGAAAGCTGCTCTATGGTAAGTCATGCTTCCAGTGGATAGCCCCTAGCAGAATGTGCTTTGAGCTTCATCACGCCACCTAGTATTTGCTGGGTCAGGTTCCACTGTGCGTGTAAGATACATACACCATAGGCCAAGATCTGTATCTAACTTTAATTACGTTGTACGCTTCAGGCACTCAAGAGAAGCTAGTCTAACGACATACCACAAGATACAGACGATGCCCACAGGAGGTTTATAATGAGCCACCCCCTCCTCTCTAGTGCagaagtattttttccccatgcaCAACAAAATAAGAGCCTTGCCACATGGAGTAACTCTGGAATGGGATGCATGCAATGGACCGAGCAAAACTGATGAGCAGGGTTCATTTCCTGGCTCTCCTGAAGGGGCATGTGCACTGTAGACATAGTTGGTGGAGGAAGCGAGAGGAGTTTAGATAGGGTTGTACCATCCATGTCTCTGCACTGCCTTTCATATAGGATTTGTAGGAAAGGACCTCATAGTCCTACAAGGATAGTAGATCATTCATCGTTTCCAGTGAGGAGGGCCATGAAGCGCTGAGCCTCCAGACTGGTGGGGATCCAGGATCTTCAGTATGAAGGAGTCCCATCTCTGAGTCAGACTGGAGTAGGAATTATGGAGCTTCAGGTTAGAGTTAGAGCTCGGGGAGGAAGAGGCACCAAGGAATTTCCCCTCTCTTCACCCAGCTGCTCCTGCCCCTTCGACAGATGAGCTGGGCACTTAAAACTTAGCTACCCCCCTTATATTGGTATCCAGGGATAGTGGGGTCTCAGCAGTGCTAGTGTAACAGAATGGCCACTGCGGTTTGCCAGGCACCACTGAGTATAACTGGATTGGAGTGGACTTAGCCAGCGGCAAGAAGGCCCAGTAGGGGGTCTTCACCTGATTGATATGCCCCACATGCAGCAGAGCAGCGGGACAATCAGTACTGGAGGAGAGTTTGAGGCTAGGAGCACAGGGGGTCGAGGCAGACCCTTCAGAGGAGAAGGCCTGTCAGCAGGGGCGTGGCCAGTAGGAACAGAGAGAACTCCAGAAAGTTGCTGGTGGCTGAACCATTGAGCTGGTCCAAGTCTTTCTTTGTGGGGCCCGTCATCAGCTCTTCGGTCTCTCTGGCACCTGTGTGCAGAAAGGAAGGAAACCTGGAGTCAAAGCGGAAGCCACAGGCAAAGGACTGGCCCAGTTCACACTGCTCCCTCTGCGACATGCTGCCACATGGGCACGGATGATGCATAGCACAGAACAGCAGCACAGAGCTCCTCAGAAGGCAAGACACAGCTCGTGACTGCTCGTGGGTTAGTGGGCAACAGGCCAAATCCATGCTCATGCTTCACGAACCAGGCAGCTCAGACAGCCCCTGATAATGTTAGGGGACACAGTGCAGGGGAAGGTGCGGGGAAGGGCGTCGgtgctgtgtgggggaggagttTGAGGGCCAGTCTCCTATTGTTTCCTGCCAAGTGCATTTATGTTTCTTTGTCTATGTCCTTTACGTCCAAGATGGGACAGACAGACTCACTCCACAGCTGCCTTACCTGACAGGGCGGACTGGACAGTGAGGCTGTGTCTCCCTGCGGCCTTGGAAGGTGGTAATAAGTGCAGGAGGGAGGTCACCTTAGCAGTGGCGGGTGTTGACTTTAGGGCAGGTGGGGGCTGCTTGGTATCGTCCAAGCTCAGATCGGTTTCTGGAGTCGTAAGGCTGAAGGATGGAGGTGGCTCTGAGGAGAGGGCTGGCTCAGCTCTCACGGAGGCTGCATCAGACTCCTTCAAGTCTCCCTCCATTTCTGGAGAGGCAGTCGGGCTGAGGGTTGACTCCAGGTCTAGCAAGAGCACAGCCTCCATGGTCACCAATGGGGCACCAGTCTCCTCAGAGTCCACTTGCATTTCTGGAGATGTTTTAAGGTTCAGGTCTGAGGTGGGCTCTACGGAGGATGTTGGCCCAGTAGccttggtggggtggggccttgttGTTCGGGTGGGTGGTGGGCTTCTGTTCATGGTGGTGCTGGCAGGTGCTGGCCTTGTGGTGGGATTTGGcctttttgtggtggtggtggtggtgggtgctgGCCTTAGGCTAGTGGTGGTGGTCGGGCTCGTGGGGGTGGGTGCCGGCCTTAGGCTAGTGGTGGTGGTCGGGCTCGTGGGGGTGGGTGCTGGCCTTAGGCTAGTGGTGGTGGTCGGGCTCGTGGGGGTGGGTGCCGGCCTTAGGCTAGTGGTGGTGGTCGGGCTCGTGGGGGTGGTGTCCGTGGCGAGAGCTGGCCTAGTGGTGAGGTTTGGCCTTGTTGTCCTAGAGGATGTAGAGGCCTCTTCTGAGTCTACACTGGGTTCTGATGAGAGACAAAGAGGGCTGTGGGTTACCACCAGCTTCACTTGGAGCTCCAGTCCCCCGAGCAGTGCCAATGAAAACCCAGCAAAGGAGAGCTGGAGAAAGCAGGGGCAGGTGCTTTCACTAGGCTCTCGGGGAAACACACCCCACCTCTCTGCCCCTTGGTGGGAACTGAGCTTAGCAGGTAGCCCACCGGACGCAGGGACACCCTTTTTTCCGGGCAGGTCCCAAGATTTCATTTGTTTTCAGACCTGATGTAGGGAAACGCCACCCCTCTAGAATGGTACTTCCTGGCAGCAGGGGTCCAGGTGGTTGCTATTGGGATAGGAAGCCTTTCCCATATGTCACCAGCATGAACATGGCCCAGGTTGAAAGACAGTGAGTCGTTCCTGTTTTCTGGTGGCTGAACAGTGGAACGAGCTGGGGGAGCTCCCAGTGGACAGAGCTTCCGCCATGCACAGGTGTCTGCAGCAGAGACGCGAAGGACTGCATGGGCTGCAGAATGTGAAAATGACCTACCCcgaggagtgggtggggggggtcccATCAGATCAGGACGAGGCACATGGGCAAGGCAGCGTGTGTGAGGGAAGCTTGCTCTGTTGCTGCCTAGGCTATGCCTGCTCTGTAGATAAACACAGGACTCCAGTCCCAGGTCGGCCAATCCAGCTCCTTTTTGACAGTACTAATATACACTTACAAAAAGCAGATTCACCTCCAGGGAAAGCCCTGGAATCCCAACCCTGAGACCTAGGAAAACTTTGCCGGCAGGGCTGAGGAAGTGCTGGGTTCCCCACATACAGCCAGATTCTACCCCCTTACTCCTGGACTAGCACCTCATTCAGAAGCTAACCCCACTGCTTTCAGGGGGATTGTCTCATGGGTGGaacctgtcccccccccccccccgcagttttCTGGCTCGTCCAGTGGAGACACTGGCTCCTCTAGTTCCCTTCACGTACCGCAGATTGAATTCCTACACGTATAGCCCTCGGGGCACTTGGAGCACGGAGGTCCTTCCTTGTATGGCTTGCGACCTCTCACGTTGCCACTGGAAGCAGAATATGCCGATGAAAAGAGAACAGCCCATGACAACAGAGAGGACGAAtcccctccccatctcaaaaaggaggGAGATTTTTAATTCAAATCAGATCTTGCCAAGATATAAATCAAGGGTCATTAAAAAAGCGAGGGGGAGCTTTGACTGTGCTACTAATGGCACCTGGGCTTACGAACACTGTCTAGAGGCCTGAGCCTGAGCCCGGGAgcctttccattcacttcagtcgtgttttggatcaggcccttaataatTATTACCGCTGCTCAAAAAATGACCCCTCAGTTTCCTGAACATTCATcgttttattttgcctttttccattaaaatttcCATGTATATTTCCATAGGGTTTACCAGACTGGGAACACTCTGATCAGCTCTGATAGTTAGCCCTTGTATTTATACAGCCCTGTCGACAGAGGACCTCAAAGACCCCTATACACATCCGTGAAGTACATTGATGTAAATCTTCACGAGGAACTCCATGGAGTTAGTGGCATGACACcagactgagagcagaatcaagctCATTTTCTCCATATCACAGCTGGGAAatatgaggcacagagaagttaacaGCCAAATTCTCCTCCTAGTGACACTGGTATAAACCCAGGGTGCCTCCGTTGACCTATGTGGAGCAACTTTAGATTTACAGCCCTGTAACTATGTGGCTTTTCATGACCCACCCAAGGACGCACAGTCCATGGCAGCACCACAGATAGAGCCGAGGACTCCTCTGTCCCAGACCTGGGCTGGATTTACAAGATCGGCCTCTCTTTGTTGCCACAGGAAAATGACAAGAAAGGGCTTTCTTGGGATTGGCTTCCACGCGTTACCTGAAAGCAAGGTAAGCAGAGCCTGGGGGAGGATTTTCCTTCTCAGCCCGGGAGTGAAGGTTACGATAAGTAGATGTGACAGGGCCCGGATGGAACCAGAGCAGCCCTTGGTAAGCGCGCACTCACGGGGGATCGTAGTTGCAGACCAGCAGGTAGAGGTCAGGGTCTTCGACGCCATGCAGGGTTTTACAGAACTGCATCCCACAGCCAACCCGCTCACTGTTTGCCCAGACCACCTGAAgcaagggaggaagagagaagggttacgtctGTCCGCACAAGGCAGGAAGAGCACAGATGGGAGACCATGAGACACCCTGCCTGTGAGAAGAGGTTTAGACGATGAGTGTGTGTGCCATATGCGTCAGCTCAGTCATCACCAGGATTTTCTCCCCTGACCTCCAGAGCTAAAGCATGAACCACTACAGCTTGGGCTAAAGGACCAACTCCCCGAACTAGCAGACTCATGGACTCTGTGCATTTCAGAGTTACATCTAAGCGGAGTCAGGCCTTGTTAGTGCTTGGATGAGAGACCCCCATCAACAAGTCTTCTCTGTCGAGCTGGACACAACCCACATGCTCCTGAATTATGGTGCTGTTCataatccagatctgaattttggaaGAGGCCCCTGTCTTTTACTAAGCCAAATGAAAAGTCCAGATCCAAATGTCCCGGAGTAGTGGAGAGTTTAAAACATGGAGCTTGACCTGGATCCTAATTCTGAGGCCAGAGCCCATCTGCGACAGGGACTTGAAAGCCACACCAGGCTCGCTGAGTGACCAAACGGTGCAGCATTAAAATACACAAATGACTTTAAAGACTTATTTTCCCCTAAAGGGAAACTGTTCAGCAGGCCTGTTATGATCACAGCAGCTCATGATGCCCACACAATTGAGGCATCCATGCTGAATAAGAATCAGTTCTATCCTGGCCAGCTGAGATTCTTATACtgggcccatcaccatggtattgaAGCTCCTAAACAATATTTCTACGGTGGGTCAAGTCCCAAGCACAACTCCCTCCCAGGAATCCAGCCCCTCATGCCCTGTAGCCAGATACCTGGGTGTAGTGGCCACACATCTGTCCTACGGTGCACTTGGACGTGGTCAGGTTGTAATGCTCGTGCTCGTTGTACCACTGCTCCAAGGCCATTTCCACGTCCATCTCGTCTGTAATGGCAAAGAGGTTCTCACCCCGCCGGCCCCGCTCCTTGTTGTGGCCCCAGATGCACTTCGCTGCATAGGCTTTAGCAAAGGCTTCCAGgtcgggagcccagctctgaaacaAACACAAAGCTGCCACCATCACAAAGCATGAGGCCGGGTCAAGAATTGTCCATCTGGATCGAGTCCTTCCTCACATGGATGAAACACTCTGACACGCTGAGAGACACAGCCTATCCCCTATCCAGTGGGGCCCGAGGTTAGAACctagactcctgggttctgttcccaagcACTGGTAAAGGCTATGGCTCTCACATTTTCCATCTAGATTAATTGATAAGATTAAAGATTaagggccccgatcctgcaattggatctgtTACCAAAGCCTTTGTGCCCAAGCAGAGTCTCCTGGGGGCTCTGTGCAGACATAGTGACATGACACTTTCCACAAGGCTGCGGATCTGTCGAAGCACAGTTGTACCAGCTCTGTGGTATAGAAGCAAAACATGGGTGCTGAGTGAGGCTGAAGACCCCCAGAGTGACACTTCCGATTCTTATCATGTTTGTCGGCAGGTCCATATTACATAGTaggacaagatcagaaatgaggataTTCAAAGCTCAACCCTGCACCCGCCAGCGCTGGCTTGGTTTCAGCAGTTTTCTTGGTGTGTGTGGATTATTACAATGGAAGACCAATGAATTCCAAAGTGTGTTTACCAACAAACACCGCTACAAGGGATCACATGGGCTTCAAAAGCTTTGGTTGCGCCATAAGATTGCCAGTAATAGGCACAGactgaatatccagccagaccACCTTGAGGATCTAGCCAGAGATTGATCTGGGTGGCGCTTAATCTGCAAGGAGGCCGTGTTcctgggatttgccatgatgataaTGATGGAGTCCCCCTTAGGGATGCAACTGCTGAATTGGGGTTTTAGGATGGGGTTTTAAAGGGAACCCAAGGGCATTAGCTGCTCAAATTCCAGTGAAATTCATTGGAACTCAGTATCTAACCTCCTTAGGTTCCTTAGAACATACCAGCCTAAGGCAAATGTGAATATAAAACACTGGTTGTCAATGGACAGTAATAAAATAGCAGCCGTTCTACAGCCGCTTCCATccctggatctcaaagcaccccTACCCAGTTAGgaattatccctgttttaccaAAGGGGAAACTGGGGCAATGAGCAGCGTGGTGACATTCAATGTCACAGGGCaaaaagctgggaatggaacccagaagATCTGGGTCCCTTGTTGGAACCGCTGACTGCAATGAACAGGACAAACTGTGGGAATGCATGGAGAGAGGGACATGCCCAGTTCAACAGCTGTGTAAGGCCAGAGAACAGGAGCCAGCGCACACATCTGGTAACCTCATCATTTAAACTTGACCGGAGACTCAGTCTGACAGCTGCCTCCCAAGTGATCCCTCCAGTGCCCGGACTG from Caretta caretta isolate rCarCar2 chromosome 21, rCarCar1.hap1, whole genome shotgun sequence harbors:
- the PI16 gene encoding peptidase inhibitor 16 isoform X1 encodes the protein MLSSGLPPLLLLLTAAELSSSLTDDDKRLIVEMHNQFRSQVSPPAADMLKMSWAPDLEAFAKAYAAKCIWGHNKERGRRGENLFAITDEMDVEMALEQWYNEHEHYNLTTSKCTVGQMCGHYTQVVWANSERVGCGMQFCKTLHGVEDPDLYLLVCNYDPPGNVRGRKPYKEGPPCSKCPEGYTCRNSICEPSVDSEEASTSSRTTRPNLTTRPALATDTTPTSPTTTTSLRPAPTPTSPTTTTSLRPAPTPTSPTTTTSLRPAPTPTSPTTTTSLRPAPTTTTTTKRPNPTTRPAPASTTMNRSPPPTRTTRPHPTKATGPTSSVEPTSDLNLKTSPEMQVDSEETGAPLVTMEAVLLLDLESTLSPTASPEMEGDLKESDAASVRAEPALSSEPPPSFSLTTPETDLSLDDTKQPPPALKSTPATAKVTSLLHLLPPSKAAGRHSLTVQSALSGARETEELMTGPTKKDLDQLNGSATSNFLEFSLFLLATPLLTGLLL
- the PI16 gene encoding peptidase inhibitor 16 isoform X2, with the protein product MDVEMALEQWYNEHEHYNLTTSKCTVGQMCGHYTQVVWANSERVGCGMQFCKTLHGVEDPDLYLLVCNYDPPGNVRGRKPYKEGPPCSKCPEGYTCRNSICEPSVDSEEASTSSRTTRPNLTTRPALATDTTPTSPTTTTSLRPAPTPTSPTTTTSLRPAPTPTSPTTTTSLRPAPTPTSPTTTTSLRPAPTTTTTTKRPNPTTRPAPASTTMNRSPPPTRTTRPHPTKATGPTSSVEPTSDLNLKTSPEMQVDSEETGAPLVTMEAVLLLDLESTLSPTASPEMEGDLKESDAASVRAEPALSSEPPPSFSLTTPETDLSLDDTKQPPPALKSTPATAKVTSLLHLLPPSKAAGRHSLTVQSALSGARETEELMTGPTKKDLDQLNGSATSNFLEFSLFLLATPLLTGLLL